The Acidimicrobiia bacterium genome includes a region encoding these proteins:
- the nusA gene encoding transcription termination factor NusA: MNDSFMEELDHLEREKGVPKETILEALANALVSAYKRSPGAAEEARVTIDQDTGEITVYGQELDEDGNVTREWPDTPSDFGRIGAQTAKQVILQRLREAKRAQVLEVYEGREGSLVTGIVQQSDHRTVLLDLGNAEAVMPAGERIPYERLDRGARVKALIIEVREEAKGSPIVVSRSSPDFIRRLFELEVPELAEGTIEIKAIAREAGHRTKIAVASNDQNVDPVGACVGSRGSRVRQVVNELRGEKVDIVEWREDPKQFIAEALSPARVRQVILEEDDEGNPIARVIVPDFQLSLAIGKEGQNARLAAKLSGYKVDIKSETEHAGGTLEDSAGSGEATATAATEVPEGGDAAPVAEAEAPAEEAPAADAAAPEAEDEAEEDPDTEESAPEAGEEAEAPVESEEIATPEELAIEDVAADESAPGDPVDDEEPAPGS, from the coding sequence ATGAACGACTCATTCATGGAAGAGCTCGATCATCTGGAACGCGAGAAGGGCGTTCCCAAGGAGACGATCCTCGAGGCTCTGGCCAACGCGCTCGTCTCGGCTTACAAGCGCAGTCCCGGTGCCGCCGAGGAAGCCCGGGTCACCATCGACCAGGACACGGGCGAGATCACCGTGTACGGCCAGGAACTCGACGAGGACGGCAACGTCACCCGTGAGTGGCCGGACACTCCCAGCGACTTCGGTCGCATCGGCGCGCAGACGGCCAAACAGGTCATCCTCCAGCGGCTGCGCGAGGCGAAGCGGGCCCAGGTGCTCGAGGTCTACGAAGGCCGGGAGGGCTCCCTGGTCACCGGTATCGTCCAGCAGTCGGACCACCGCACCGTCCTGCTCGACCTCGGCAACGCCGAGGCGGTCATGCCCGCCGGCGAGCGCATCCCCTACGAGCGACTCGACCGCGGCGCCCGGGTGAAGGCATTGATCATCGAGGTCCGTGAGGAGGCGAAGGGCTCGCCGATCGTCGTGAGCCGGTCGTCCCCCGACTTCATCCGCCGCCTGTTCGAGCTCGAGGTCCCGGAACTGGCCGAGGGAACGATCGAGATCAAGGCGATCGCCCGCGAGGCCGGTCACCGGACCAAGATCGCCGTCGCCTCCAACGACCAGAACGTCGACCCGGTCGGTGCCTGTGTCGGGAGCCGCGGCTCGCGGGTCCGTCAGGTAGTCAACGAGCTGCGCGGCGAGAAGGTCGACATCGTCGAGTGGCGTGAAGACCCGAAGCAGTTCATCGCCGAGGCGCTCAGCCCGGCCCGGGTCCGCCAGGTGATCCTCGAGGAGGACGACGAGGGCAACCCTATTGCCCGGGTGATCGTCCCCGACTTCCAGCTGTCGCTGGCCATCGGCAAGGAGGGCCAGAACGCCCGCCTCGCCGCCAAGCTGAGCGGTTACAAGGTCGACATCAAGTCGGAGACCGAGCACGCCGGCGGGACCCTGGAAGACAGCGCGGGATCTGGTGAGGCAACGGCCACGGCAGCGACGGAGGTACCGGAGGGCGGCGATGCCGCACCGGTGGCCGAGGCCGAAGCGCCGGCCGAGGAAGCGCCGGCCGCCGACGCGGCCGCGCCCGAGGCAGAAGACGAAGCCGAGGAAGACCCTGATACCGAGGAGTCTGCTCCCGAGGCTGGCGAAGAGGCCGAGGCGCCGGTCGAGTCCGAGGAGATCGCGACGCCCGAGGAGTTGGCTATCGAGGACGTGGCAGCCGACGAGTCCGCGCCCGGCGACCCCGTCGACGATGAGGAGCCCGCCCCGGGGTCGTGA
- the rimP gene encoding ribosome maturation factor RimP, protein MDTADRLWETLDRYVTAEGVELDDVEVLGSGAGKVVRVTVDAEEGIDVERIAEVSRGLSRLLEESASVAGTYTLEVSSPGLERSLRKPQHFQKSIGREVTIRTSDPVADATSHSGTLTAADDAAATVQVDGAERAIPYAAISKARTVFVVERAPKPGKKSAR, encoded by the coding sequence ATGGATACCGCAGACCGGCTCTGGGAGACCCTGGACCGGTACGTCACCGCGGAGGGAGTAGAACTCGACGATGTCGAGGTGCTCGGTAGTGGCGCGGGCAAGGTGGTGCGGGTGACCGTGGATGCCGAGGAGGGCATCGACGTCGAGCGCATCGCCGAGGTGTCCCGTGGCCTCTCACGCCTTCTCGAGGAGTCGGCGTCCGTCGCCGGCACCTACACGCTCGAGGTGTCGTCTCCCGGTTTGGAGCGTTCGCTGCGCAAGCCCCAGCATTTCCAGAAGTCGATCGGCCGCGAGGTCACCATCAGGACGTCGGACCCGGTAGCGGATGCGACGAGCCACAGCGGGACGCTCACCGCCGCCGACGACGCCGCAGCGACAGTGCAGGTCGACGGCGCCGAGCGAGCCATCCCCTACGCCGCCATCAGCAAGGCGCGGACCGTCTTCGTCGTGGAGAGGGCACCGAAGCCCGGAAAGAAGAGTGCCCGATGA